The Brachionichthys hirsutus isolate HB-005 chromosome 8, CSIRO-AGI_Bhir_v1, whole genome shotgun sequence genome contains a region encoding:
- the LOC137898164 gene encoding trichohyalin-like, which produces MSKRIYPSSADKRKKKRNNSLKAVLLCCFALLFCSAVLLCCFALLFCSAVLLCKPGLILCSLAGCFALLFCPAVLLCCFALHSVMESPVQVAQTAGRPDPRPPLGPKPLLAPKPFSLQKNGSIHSIRAPKTTTTRQSGPSGATGAPGTSAQKPSIAVSKPKSHAVLKRDQPKEAKVIGHAPSAERSEPVPPTGLPKDTPKSGHIVRDNVAETKRETPTGPGPGPDSDRKKKEFESQTSVSRSHEESNNGISSTPKSEYRWGGSTRKRLSMELTSKFESDGPPLQFQPSFTKTPSSSKDGTKTPKSSNAEQKQTASGPTPRASDEGGPTEDYGGGGSIKNRISLLFDSPPRPEVPTKKEEPQIIAGTRGVKARIKSWATETSAEDPETDRRPQVVPRTPPESFGAGAPPAAKEELKTPPVEPPATETPPSQVSPPEQPKEAPMKTSESPLVVDESAGSHRGASGERQQSEASADEGKLRRRSPSAGRTAPDEAGSDARQFPKKDLVKRRSVRFGFVDRDDGRPPLVLGSDSDSSEGEDDKKDGSQNATVEPVSISSHEQEEEAERSRHLEFEKRRRAEDAEEARLRHEEERKEKEEERENEKGRQGEDGEREKERLRKEWERERLKEEEMQRERLREEEMERERQIEVMLQKQREQERERARQKEERLKQEQEERERERLREEREQERLREERERERQKQERLKQEQEERERERLREERERERQKEERLKQEQEERERERLREERERERLREEGERLREEREQERLREEREQERLREEGERLREERERERQKQERLKQEQEERERERLREEREQERLREERERERLREEREQERLREERKRERLREEREQERLREERERERQKQERLKQEQEERERERLREEREQERLREEREQERLREEREQERLREEGERLREERERERQKQERLKQEQEERERERLREEEMERERQVELILQKQREEERERAKQKEERLKQEQEERTENKQRESQRLREEETSEVELEEEWVRKKGTLGEEEEREREKELELMWQRKVEEGRERARQKEERMRREEVEEGRERARQKEERMRREEVEEEKWKRQTGNGRMEVEEEGGRGGMANQKGGSAAGEGGLGLIGFDAEHGPPPLRPPPRATESPMEVPFEDFSVKQPLIGVDFDDFSVKRTRWGSRAKARTGETLWDEDRGADAPGPPLHIAPPDAPREQVEKAKSPRAEEGKVEEERLVCFEEEEEETEGKVVEERLVCFEEEEEETERKVAEERLVSFEEEEEEEETERKVEEERLVCLEEEEEEKHAAREEEEESTGERVEAADEEEVKVNTYYTNEDDKDTDALIDNEPDLWNNVVEQTSDTESSKPIPDVPEVSSEDPDTTDFPRVIELPPFPESSTPLLDTSAQRAKADLGKSRTRTRPSRSLRAGLSQRKSQKWRSCDSTEGTSKQTESDSEEQPKQKMAPSSSQKVPVFPGLSPAALLAQIKKKTSLGGQEETEEDEGREEKESQIEEETPSPMQAPRSARTAAHLAGAARVLPPLTGADDGAASCPSWLKELKSKKRMNQHDDEV; this is translated from the exons ATGTCTAAGAGAATCTATCCATCAAGCGCCGACaaacggaagaagaaaagaaacaacagtcTCAAG GCTGTTTTGCTCT GCTGTTTTGCTCT GCTGTTTTGCTCT GCTGTTTTGCTCT GCTGTTTTGCCCT GCTGTTTTGCTCT GCTGTTTTGCTCTGTAAGCCGGGGCTGATTCTGTGTTCCCTTGCAGGCTGTTTTGCCCT GCTGTTTTGCCCT GCTGTTTTGCTCT GCTGTTTTGCTCT CCACTCTGTCATGGAGAGCCCGGTTCAAGTCGCCCAAACCGCCGGCAGGCCCGACCCCAGGCCTCCTCTCGGACCCAAGCCCCTGCTGGCTCCCAAGCCCTTCTCCCTGCAGAAGAACGGCAGCATTCACTCCATCCGCGCACCAAAGACGACAACAACACGCCAGAGCGGACCATCAGGGGCCACGGGGGCCCCCGGGACCTCGGCCCAGAAGCCCTCCATCGCTGTTTCTAAACCCAAGTCTCATGCCGTGCTCAAGAGAGACCAACCCAAAGAAGCCAAAGTGATTGGGCATGCCCCAAGCGCGGAAAGATCAGAGCCGGTCCCGCCGACCGGTTTACCCAAAGACACACCCAAGTCCGGACATATCGTTAGAGACAATGTGGCCGAGACAAAACGCGAGACACCCAcaggtcccggtcccggtcccgacTCGGACAGAAAAAAGAAGGAGTTTGAAAGTCAGACTTCAGTCTCCCGAAGCCACGAAGAATCAAATAATGGCATTTCATCTACACCCAAGTCAGAATATCGCTGGGGGGGCAGCACCAGGAAGCGGCTGTCCATGGAGCTCACGTCAAAGTTTGAGTCCGATGGCCCCCCCCTGCAGTTCCAGCCCAGTTTTACAAAGACTccgagcagcagcaaagacggCACGAAAACGCCAAAGTCCTCAAACGCAGAGCAGAAGCAGACGGCGTCCGGTCCAACCCCCAGAGCGAGCGATGAGGGGGGGCCGACCGAGGATTACGGTGGCGGAGGAAGCATTAAAAACCGAATCAGTCTTTTGTTTGACTCGCCGCCGAGGCCAGAAGTCCCAACAAAGAAGGAGGAGCCACAAATCATAGCGGGTACGAGAGGCGTAAAGGCCCGCATCAAAAGCTGGGCCACGGAGACGAGCGCCGAGGACCCCGAAACCGACAGGAGGCCTCAGGTTGTGCCACGGACTCCCCCTGAGAG CTTTGGGGCAGGGGCGCCGCCAGCAGCAAAGGAAGAACTGAAAACGCCACCTGTCGAACCTCCTGCCACCGAGACGCCCCCCTCTCAGGTCTCGCCTCCTGAGCAGCCCAAGGAAGCCCCGATGAAAACGTCTGAAAGTCCTCTCGTCGTCGACGAGTCGGCCGGAAGTCATAGAGGAGCATCGGGAGAGCGTCAGCAAAGCGAAGCATCGGCGGATGAGGGGAAACTGCGCAGACGCAGCCCGTCTGCAGGCCGCACTGCTCCCGATGAGGCCGGGTCGGACGCTCGGCAGTTTCCCAAGAAGGACCTCGTCAAGCGGCGTTCTGTTCGCTTTGGTTTTGTGGACAGAGACGATGGCAGGCCTCCGCTGGTCTTGGGCTCAGACTCTGACTCCAGTGAAGGAGAAGATGACAAAAAAGACGGTTCCCAGAATGCAACTGTGGAGCCCGTCTCTATTTCATCGCatgagcaagaggaggaggcggagcgaTCGAGACATTTGGAGTTTGAAAAGCGGCGGAGAGCAGAGGACGCTGAAGAGGCAAGACTTCGGCATGAAGAGGAGcggaaggaaaaagaagaagaaagggagaaTGAAAAGGGAAGGCAGGGGGAAGATGGGGAAAGGGAAAAGGAGAGGCTGAGGaaggagtgggagagagagaggttgaaAGAAGAGGAGATGCAACGGGAAAGGCTGAGagaagaagagatggaaagGGAAAGACAGATAGAGGtcatgctgcagaaacagagagagcaggaaagagagagagcaagacagaaagaggagagactTAAACAAGAGCAAGAGGAGAGGGAACGGGAACggctgagagaagagagggaacaagagaggctgagagaagagagggagagagaaagacagaaacaggagAGACTTAAACAAGAGCAAGAGGAAAGGGAACGGGAACggctgagagaagagagggagagagaaagacagaaagaggagagactTAAACAAGAGCAAGAGGAGAGGGAACGGGAACggctgagagaagagagggaacgGGAACGGCTGAGAGAAGAGGGGGAACggctgagagaagagagggaacaagagaggctgagagaagagagggaacaAGAAAGGCTGAGAGAAGAGGGGGAACggctgagagaagagagggagagagaaagacagaaacaggagAGACTTAAACAAGAGCAAGAAGAAAGGGAACGGGAACggctgagagaagagagggaacaAGAAAggctgagagaagagagggaacgGGAACggctgagagaagagagggaacaAGAAAggctgagagaagagaggaaacgggaacggctgagagaagagagggaacaagagaggctgagagaagagagggagagagaaagacagaaacaggagAGACTTAAACAAGAGCAAGAGGAGAGGGAACGGGAACggctgagagaagagagggaacaagagaggctgagagaagagagggaacaagagaggctgagagaagagagggaacaAGAAAGGCTGAGAGAAGAGGGGGAACggctgagagaagagagggagagagaaagacagaaacaggagAGACTTAAACAAGAGCAAGAAGAAAGGGAACGGGAACGGCTGAGagaagaagagatggaaagGGAAAGACAGGTAGAACTCATTctgcagaaacaaagagaggaggaaagagagagagcaaaacagaaagaggagagactTAAACAAGAGCAagaagagaggacagagaaTAAACAAAGAGAGAGTCAGAggctgagagaggaagaaacgAGTGAGGTCGAACTAGAGGAAGAGTGGGTGAGAAAGAAAGGGACattgggagaagaagaagaacgggaaagagagaaagagttgGAATTAATGTGGCAGAGAAAGGTGGAGGAGGGCAGGGAGCGTGCACGGCAGAAAGAGGAGCGCATGAgaagagaggaggtggaggagggcagGGAGCGTGCACGGCAGAAAGAGGAGCGCATGAgaagagaggaggtggaggaagaaaaaTGGAAGAGACAAACGGGGAACGGCAGGAtggaagtggaggaagagggaggaaggggagggatGGCGAACCAGAAAGGAGGGAGCGCAGCGGGCGAGGGAGGACTGGGTCTCATCGGCTTCGATGCTGAGCACGGGCCCCCAccgctccgcccccccccccgggccacAGAGAGTCCGATGGAAGTTCCTTTCGAGGACTTCTCCGTCAAGCAGCCGCTGATCGGCGTGGATTTCGATGATTTCTCTGTCAAGCGTACGCGGTGGGGCTCGCGAGCCAAAGCGCGGACCGGAGAGACCCTTTGGGACGAGGACCGGGGGGCAGACGCGCCGGGGCCCCCCCTCCACATCGCCCCCCCCGACGCGCCGCGAGAGCAGGTGGAGAAAGCAAAGAGTCCCCGGGCTGAGGAAGGAAAGGTAGAGGAGGAACGGCTCGTCTGctttgaggaagaggaagaggagacggagggaaagGTAGTGGAGGAACGGCTCGTCTGCttcgaggaagaggaagaggagacggagagaaaggtAGCGGAGGAACGGCTCGTCTCCttcgaggaagaggaagaggaagaggagacggagagaaaggtAGAGGAGGAACGGCTCGTCTgcttggaggaagaggaagaggaaaagcatgcggcgagagaggaagaggaggagtcgaCGGGAGAGCGAGTCGAGGCGGCTGACGAGGAGGAG GTCAAGGTGAACACTTACTACACCAATGAAGATGACAAAGACACTGACGCTTTGATAGACAATGAGCCGGACCTGTGGAACAATGTCGTTGAACAGACATCTGACACCGAGAG TTCCAAGCCCATCCCTGACGTTCCTGAAGTCTCCTCTGAAGATCCTGACACGACTGATTTTCCCAGGGTCATAGAGCTGCCGCCATTCCCGGAG AGCTCCACTCCCCTCCTCGACACCAGCGCACAGAGAGCCAAGGCAGATCTGGGCAAGAGTCGAACTCGGACCCGTCCGTCACGTTCCCTCCGAGCAGGTTTGTCACAGAGGAAAAGCCAAAAGTGGAGGAGCTGTGACTCCACAG AAGGAACTTCTAAGCAGACTGAGTCAGACTCTGAGGAGCAGCCTAAACAGAAGAtggccccttcctcctctcaaaAAGTCCCCGTGTTCCCCGGGTTGAGCCCTGCAGCCTTACTT GctcagataaaaaagaaaacaagtcttggaggacaagaggagacagaggaagatgagggaagagaagagaaagaaagtcaGATTGAGGAAGAAACGCCATCACCTATGCAAGCGCCCCGCTCCGCCCGCACTGCTGCACATCTCGCTGGAGCAGCGCGAGTCCTTCCACCTTTAACCGGCGCAGACGACGG TGCTGCCTCCTGTCCTTCATGGCTGAAAGAACTGAAGTCTAAGAAACGCATGAATCAACATGATGATGAGGTCTAG